The region CAAATTAGTGCCGGGTTATCCGGATCTGTTTCCCATGTTTCAAAACTGTTGCTCGACTTTAATAAAAGGCGAGCAGAAAAGTTCCCGACTACTGTTAGCTTTCCATATCAGTTAATGTCAAACGCAGCAGGGCGAGCGAACACGcccccttttcttcttctttttttgtattCTGGAGACTTGAACGTCAAATTACGTAATGCTGCCCCCACAGGCAAGAAGGCTcaacttgtttttaaaaatccaagTCGGCTGAAGGAAGGAATAATAAAACTAATGTCCAAAGAAGTTACAGTCTTCCCATTAATGCATAGTAAgcatattaatattattatgtTACTTTTACCCAAAGTTCTTGGACATTATGAGATTTAGAGAAACAATATATGAAGTGttttacaataaataaatagatgtgCCCGTGActaaaatttaaaatgtcattgtTTGCTCAAATAACTCACAAAAGATCTTTTAAGAGACAAATTTTACTTTATTGAAGTGAAAATATAagaaaaactgttcaatattttGTAGATTTTAAATCCCTGATGATATTGCTATCGTTGCTCCAAAGATTTAGAACATTTTCGagcattaaaaaacaatctGTAAACAGGTTTTTCACAAATTATCACTGCAGGTATTCACCACAACACGCTTGCATTTTTCTAGAGTCCGGACCACTTTTCATCTCATATTCTCAAGCATATTTTCAGGCCAGATGCTTTCTTATATTATTTGTAACTTCTGCTGTGAGTTGGGAAGTAAATTGAGTAATACCAGCAATTTTGGTGACACATGTAGGAAGCAGCGCTCACTAAAGCAACTTCCAGGCTAGCTTTCTATCCAGGCATAATCTGCACCCTTCAGGCCTGTACAGGGCCTGTGAGGTCCACAaggctcctctccttcctgcctcAGGACTGTAACTGGTCCTGTGAGGATCCATTTTATCACGTGCTACATGCACAGGTCTTGGCGCAGGTCTTTGCATGGTGCCAACATTGGACTATAAACCCAGGTTTAATTGAAACAACATCGCTCTTAACGTCACCCACACTTCATGCAGCAGGTCCCCAGAATCAGTGAGCAGGTGGAGAGTTGTTGGAGGTTCATGGTGGAGAAACACCATCATGGCAGGACAGCTCTGGAGAAGATGCTGATCAGGCGGTGCGCAGCAGCCGGATCACACGCTGGTAAATCTGCTGGAAAACCGACGTCATATTCCTGGAAGAGAGAAAGCAAACGAGAGAGGGAAAGACGGGATGTACAGGAAGTGTTGGACCCACTCGGATATTTCAGGCAAGTTTTCTGACCTGTGCTCTGGTTCCTGGGAAAACCCAAACTCTGTGAGAACCAGTAGTGCCTTATGTGGAGTTAATACTTGTTCTGGAGCCTGTTCTTTCCGATTCAACAGAAAACTCGTGGCACTCACCAGCAATCGCTAACAattttttaaaggtttggtCATTATTGACACCCTGATATAGTTCCAATCTCATGAAAAGAGCATTTATTTCCTGAAAGAAGAGTTCCAGAACTGAACATACCCTTGACTCACCGAGCTCCAGTGGAGAAGCAGTTGTGGCGGTTTGGATGGAGGCAAAAGAGCGAAGCCACACAGTAAACACAGCACAACAACATGGACAGCAGCCTCTTCTTTATCGACATCTTcagcctgacagacagacacggaCATTCAGTCAAATGTTGCCTGCGAATTCTGATCCTGGAAGAACAACGATACCAGATCTGTGAGAACAATGGTACCAGCTCATAAACAGAACCCTGTTTAGTTTTCTGATTGAATAATATTGTTAGTACTGTTAGTAGCAAAAGTTTACAGCTCAAACATGAGCCGCTTTCTGAAGCAGGGAAGGCGGTTTCTTGGTTTTCTTCTATTTCTGAGCTGCATCCTCTCAATCAGGACACAATTCCAGTTCAGattttcctccatctccacaTTAAAAACCCCCgtcaggtcagggttaaagCCCACCGTCAAAGCTACAGccacatcatcaacatcacctcAACAGTCTGGTCCAGAAGAATTCTCTCCCCTCACACCGAACTTCCAGTTCTGGGAATTCCTGTCTCCGTCCCCAAACTGCGGGTGGATGTAGAAGCGTCTGTGCCAGCGGCTGGAGGGCGGCAGCGGCCGTTTCAACAGTTTCCCCGGCTCCCTGTCTGCTGCAGGGCACAATTACTGCTGACCCACGCTTTGTTTTGAAAGGTCCTGAAAGGTCTAGCAGGCGGAGAACAACAGTCCCACATTGTGTGTCTCTCTGGGTCTGGATGtttggaggtgggaggaggtttGAAAACACTTGGTCGGATCCTGACTGGTTTATTTATGCCactaaataaatatattcaatATACCACAGTAGCCCCTTAAAGCATCTTCTGATAACGCTTTTCTTTGTAATGAAGATACAGGAACGAGGAACATGTTAAGGTCCCTGTGACGTGCTTGAGCCTGTAGTGTTTTTTCAGccttcctctctgcagatggAAGCAGGGGATCCCGTGAGACGGGATACTTCCAGGAATTCCTCATTCTCACGGCGCCACTGCTGCTCGAAGCCTTTAAGAGCGTCCGTGCTGCCAGGTGACGTTTGGAGCGTGTAGAGAAAACACCATTAGTCACACCAGCTAATGTGTGATAATGGTGGAAAATGGGTGCAGGTTTAGGCTTTAAGAAAGCTGTTTTTATGCTAGATAAGCTGATCTCTGCTGTAACAGTCAGACCTATCTGACGGTTGAcccagtgtgtatgtgtgtgtgtgtgtgtgtgtgtgagtgtgtgtgtgagggagagagggagagagggagagagagcgagggaggagaCAAATGAATCCTGCTGATAAAGCTGTTGGTTTTGTCTTCACTTCAAAATTATTTTATGGACGACAGCGAGGTCGTCGGCTGGATGTCTCTGATTTTACTTAAAACTGGAATTCACAGCTAAACAAATTTTGTGTATTTCATCTTAACGCCGTTCAGCATCGGTGAAGATCTGTACGTGACTGCGCTGCCATGAAGGTGGGCGACACTTTCAGAGGATAACTCCTGGATTTTTCCTCCCAACATGTCACACTTGAGCATTGAGGAGGGTTCTGATCCCTCCGACACTGGCTGCCTGGAGGCCGATACACACACATGTCCGAGTCAGGTGAGACCCGGCGTGATGGCCGTGATCCTGAGCGCCGCCTCTGGCCTCATCATCTCCACCAACCTGCTGGTGGCGGCCGCAGTGCTGAAGATGCTCCTCAAGAAGAGCAGCCAGAGCTGGTGCTTTGTCCTCAACCTGGCTCTGGCCGACTTcttggtgggcgtggccatcaCCGGTCTGGCTGTAGAGGACTTCAGCATGGACGGTGACACTCAGAAGCTCCGCAGACTCGTCAGCGCTGATCCGTCAGTACACTCCGCTTCTCCCGAGGGGAAATTTCGCTGTCTGATGCGGATGGTTTTGGTGATGTCTCCCTGCACAGCCTCCATGATGTCTATGTTCTTCATCTCGCTGGACCGCTACGCAGCCATCAAGATGCCCCTCAGGTACTCTCAGCTGTGTGGGAAGGGAACGACGGCGGGGTCGCTGCTGGTTCTCTGGGTCAGCTCCCTGATGATCGGATTCTTACCAGGTGAGAATGAGCGGaacgttcattcattcattttgttcTGAAGTGACCCACGCTAAAACTCTCCCCTCATCCCGCAGTCatggtgcagcagctgcagaccgACAGCTACAACGGCTTCTGCTCCCTTTTCGCCGTCATCCGGAAGGTGTGCATGGTGATCTTCAGCATGTGCTTCTTCCCAGTGCTGTCTGTGTTCGTCTACATCTATCTGGACATCCTGAAGATCGCATGCAGCCACCACAAGCAGATTGGTCTGATTAGACGAGTTGGTTCCAGGACAACGGACCAGCGTGCCGGCCCGCGAggtcaccaccatcagcagccgAGGAGCTGCTTCTGGAACCACGCTAAAGCCCTGCGGACGGTGGCGTTGCTGGTCGGCTGCTTCTTGGTCCTCTGGTGTCCTTTCTTCGTGGTGGGGATGGTGGAGCTCCTGTGCAGTGGCTGCAGACTCACCAACGTGTTGCAGAATTATCTCTGGCTTCTGGGACTCTCCAACTCCATGATCAACCCCCTGGTGTACGCCTTCTGGCAGAAGGAGGTGCGGTTACAGTTGGCAGCCATGTTCTCCTGCTTCACAGGCAGATTGTTGGCTGCCGGGACTCCAAGTGTCGCCGAAAGACGCATCCTTCCTTCTGTGGTCGCGGTTGCTTTTTGCGTTCCAAATGACGCGCACATCGCTGGCAGCTTCTTTGTACCCACTTAtgagcagggtcaaaggtcgcgcGGTGCCACCACCGACCAACACCAACTTTCAAAAGGAAGAGGGACCAGAAGGCAGCAGGAGCCCCCAGAACAGTAAACATCACAATTACATGTgatgtttgtggtgtttttcatttgtgaTGGGTTGTCTTTCTACCTGCTTTTgttatctctctttttttagccACCTCATTTAAACTGAAGCAGGTCAGAAAGACGACAGGACCAGGTCGTAAAAACGCCCTCTGATTCACTTTGCTTTATTACACGCGCTGATTGTCCTGGCGGTGGACGGTTGACAAACAGCGGAGAGGCCTCACTGCTTATCTGACTGTCCTCCTGTAATATTTTACAGCTGCAGGACGAGTCAGTCATGGACACTTCCTGAATCTGGATAAATAACATTtcattgcgtgtgtgtgtgtgtgtgtgtgtgtgtgtgtgtgtgtgtgagagagagagagagagagagagagagagagagagagacagagagagagagagagagagagagcattttGTAGCATTGACTTTAGTCTGACGCACTCAAAACGTGAAGCTACTTTAACTTAACTGCCTTTGTTAagattttttattgtttttttgctgttgtcataaatgtcacattaaatcTTCAACCGTTTGTGGGTTCTCACAGTCGTCTTCAGGACTCTGAACTGGGTTTGAACCCATTTTGGTTGTATTTCCGCCCCAGCAGCCCCATGACCCCATGACCCCATGACCCCATGACCCCAGTGAGGGATAAGCAGCGATTAACAGGAACAGTAAAGGGACGTTCGGGCTCTGATAACATCAAAACAGCATGAAATCAATTTATCTGGGTGATTTTACTGCAggtgaaaacagcagaattgaGAGAATTAATAATGATCTACATTAGCAACAGAGTCAAGCCaccagaggaggaaacaaacTGGTTCACATCGCAAAGATCTTGAAATGTCCGGACACTAAGAGATGGGAATGATGAAAACACGACAGTTCAAACACAACTTCAACTGATTTAGCAgtgattagtgtgtgtgtgtgtgtgtgtgtgtgtgtgtgtgtgtgtgtgtgtgtgtgtgtgtgtgtgtgtcagctgtgccgctgcttctgctgcgtCCTCAGTGGGCTGAAGAACGGATGCCACAGCGCCTCCTCCAAGGTGATCCTCCTGTAGACGTCGTACTCCAGCATACAGGCGACCAGGTCGAAGagctgccgctcctcctcgctgctcctctgcatgTACTGCTGCAAGAACACACGGACGTGCTCTGAATCCCCGTCCTGACCCGGAGGCTCCGGCACGTCggctgaactgggagctgctTACCTTCAGAGGCTGACAGTGCTTCCTGATGTAGTCATCAGAGGAGCTCTGCTGGTCCCAGTTCAGATGGTCATTGTGGATGTAATGCTTCTTCCTGTTTGAGACACCAAAGAGGGAGGAGCTTTGAGAGTTAACCAATGACCAAAGAGGCCTGTTTAACCACAATGctgcgagtgtgtgttcacctggTCTGTTTCAATAGGTGAGTGGGGATCGGCCCCAGAACTTTCTCCATCATGGCCAGATGTTCTTTACTGTCATGTGTCTGAGACAACAGATTATATATTAAAACATCTACAACATGtttctctgtgcatgtgtgtgtctttctgtgtgtgtgtgtgtgtgtgtgtgtgtgtgtgtgtgtgtgtgtgtgtgtgtgtgtgtaccataaAAAGTGTACGTCCCAGGTAGAATTCCATGAGAACACAGCCGAGGCTCCAAACATCACATGACTGGTTCCATCCTAGATCTGAGCTCAACACAAGATCATGACCAGGAAATGAATGAAAGCGTGTGTATagcaaaagtgtgtgtgtgtgtgtgtgtgtgtgtgtgtgtgtgtgtgtatgtgtgtgtgtgtgtgtgtgtgtgcgtgtgtgtacccAGTATAACTTCTGGTGCCCGGTAGTGTCGTGTTGACACCAGGGATTCATGGTGTTCATGGTCAAATGTGGCAGTGCCAAAATCAACCACCTTCACGTCCAAACTCATTAGTttcctctgcaaacacacacacatacacacgcagaGTCTTCCTCATTATGTTGTCAATAAATAACAAATTCATTATTActgttgttggggttttttacCGTCTGATTGTTATGAACGTCGTTGTAATCAGAACAGATGAACAGGATGTTCTCTGGCTTCAGGTCTGTGTGAGTCAGTTTGTTACGATGCAggactggaacacacacacacacacacacacacacacacacacacaccacacacacacacacacaccacacacacacacacacacgcccaaaGTGTGTGATGCTACGAAGACAAAGCCATA is a window of Takifugu flavidus isolate HTHZ2018 chromosome 14, ASM371156v2, whole genome shotgun sequence DNA encoding:
- the LOC130537917 gene encoding glucose-dependent insulinotropic receptor — encoded protein: MSHLSIEEGSDPSDTGCLEADTHTCPSQVRPGVMAVILSAASGLIISTNLLVAAAVLKMLLKKSSQSWCFVLNLALADFLVGVAITGLAVEDFSMDGDTQKLRRLVSADPSVHSASPEGKFRCLMRMVLVMSPCTASMMSMFFISLDRYAAIKMPLRYSQLCGKGTTAGSLLVLWVSSLMIGFLPVMVQQLQTDSYNGFCSLFAVIRKVCMVIFSMCFFPVLSVFVYIYLDILKIACSHHKQIGLIRRVGSRTTDQRAGPRGHHHQQPRSCFWNHAKALRTVALLVGCFLVLWCPFFVVGMVELLCSGCRLTNVLQNYLWLLGLSNSMINPLVYAFWQKEVRLQLAAMFSCFTGRLLAAGTPSVAERRILPSVVAVAFCVPNDAHIAGSFFVPTYEQGQRSRGATTDQHQLSKGRGTRRQQEPPEQ